One genomic window of Tatumella citrea includes the following:
- a CDS encoding acyl-CoA thioesterase, translating into MTTLIKVRGYHLDVYQHVNNARYLEFLEEARWEWLDKSGVADWLTQQHLAFIAVNININYRRAAKLGDCLEVTCRMAEISERSAVMEQKVTHSSEGTLVADARITFVCLDLKQQKSVPVSGEIKTFLEMINQQ; encoded by the coding sequence ATGACAACATTGATTAAAGTTCGTGGTTATCATCTGGATGTTTATCAGCACGTGAATAATGCGCGTTACCTTGAGTTTCTGGAAGAAGCTCGCTGGGAATGGCTGGACAAAAGTGGTGTTGCAGACTGGCTAACTCAACAGCATCTGGCCTTTATCGCCGTTAATATCAATATAAATTACCGACGGGCTGCAAAACTGGGGGACTGTCTGGAAGTGACCTGTCGGATGGCAGAAATTTCAGAGAGAAGTGCAGTGATGGAGCAAAAGGTCACTCACAGTAGTGAAGGTACTCTGGTTGCTGATGCCCGTATCACTTTTGTTTGCCTGGATTTAAAACAGCAGAAAAGCGTACCGGTGAGCGGGGAAATCAAAACTTTTCTGGAGATGATCAATCAGCAATAG